The Bacteroidota bacterium sequence ACTTCTGTATCTGACCCGATCAGCACAACTATGAATCCAAATCCGGTTGTTTACGGTGGTCCTGATATGTATTCAGGGGAATGCAACACCACATTCACATTAAACGGAGGAACACCAACAGGTGGTATTTATAGCGGAACAGGAGTGAATGGAGCATATTTCACACCATCCATCGGTGCTGGAACCTATCTGATAAAATATTCTTATACAGATGCCAATGGCTGTAAAGGCAGCGCAATTACTCCAATGACAGTTGTGCCCGCACCGGTAGTAAGTCTGCCCGCATTTTCAAACATGTGTACAGACGATCAACCGCTCGTACTTAACGGTGGTCTACCTGCAGGTGGCGTATATTCCGGAACAGGAATTACCAACAACACCTTTGATCCGACTATTGGAGCAGGAACTTATGCTATTCATTATTCATACGAAGACGCATACGGATGCAGCCAGGAAGCAATACAAAATATCACAGTAGATATATGTACAGGTATCTCGTCTGCTGAACGAAACAAAATAGCATCCATATACCCGAACCCGGTGCATGGCAAAGCAAAGATCGAATTTAGCTCTGATGAAGAATTACTTTCACTTGAATTCTACAATGCTACAGGATCAATAGAATTGACTAAAGCATTTAATGAAATCAAATCGCTAAAACAATTCGAGATTGATTTAAGTGAATTCCCGGCAGGAGCATATTTGCTTCGAATAATAACTAAGAATGGCTATATAAACAAAAGGGTGATTGTTCAATAACACACAAACGGCTAAAACTAAAAGCGCCTGTGGTCTGAGATGACTGCAGGCGCTTTTTTTTGATATAACTGTAATCATATTTTCCAGAGCTCAAATTAAATCATACATTTATCTCTATGAAAAATATCTGTTTTATAATTTTCTTCGCCTCCTTATTCACTATTGCTAATGCCCAGGACTGTACTAAGGAAATGGCCGCCGCGCAACCAAGTATTTTTGAAAAAGCAACCGGCGAAAATAGTATCCGAATGAAAGATCCTGCTTTGATGAAAACGGGCGAAGAAATTAACACCATGATCCTGTCAGCATTAAAAGGAGCAAACGGTTTGCATGGATTTACAGATGTGAAGAACGATGCACGCAATAGTTGTGGCGGATTGACATCTTTCCAGGCATACCTCTACGCCTACAAAATACATTGTCAGAAGGGACCTGAGAAATTCAGCTGGAAGGGAATGTGGAATTTTGAAATTATGTGTGAGGCAAACAGTATCTTAAATATTGCCGAAACAGTGCACAATGATGATATTGGAACCGGCAGGAATAAAGATATATGTGTAAACAATTCCATTGTTTATGTTACCAAATACAAGCAAAACCAAACCCTGCTAAATGGTTATCCCTACTATGACTCGAATTCTTATTGTGACGGAGTACTGGTAACAAAACCCGGTGTCCCCTTTTTCCTCCCGGTAACCCGACGGGAATATCTTGTCCTGTTACGAAAAAATACGGAAGCAACATTACTAAAGCTTAAAAAAGACTTTGCTGGCTTTCAGAAAGAAAAGACTCCGGCTCAGCCCGGTTCGGAAATTTACAAATCCAATAAGGAAATAGAAGATCAGTATAACACTTCGATTGACGGCATTACAAAAGGACTTCAGGAAATTGACCGCTTTTCATCTTCTCAGAATGAAGTATGGATGACAAAACCATGCATCACAGGCCACCTGCTTGAATTACCGTTATACAATTCTTTTGACAAGGAAAAAGAATATTTTCAGGAAACCGATGACGCGGGAAAGGCATGGATGATCATCAATCCTGATTATATAAATAAAAACATCCCGCCTACTGCTCCACAGTTTTTTATGTCAGATGGGTAAAATCAAAAAGCAACTTCGACAAAGAAAGAAGTATTGCCGAAGCAAAAGCCGCTGAGCTGTTTAAAGCCAATTTTAATTTCGGGAAACTAGCTTCACTGTTAAAATAATTTGACCTATTTCGCTGGATAAAGTTTCTAAAATTTCAATATACGTACATCCAGACTTGAACAATCTATTCGATAACCAATTTTACCAACATCCTCTTTCCGGAATCAGTACTAATTTTACAAAGCAATACGCCCTTTGCATTTGCAGTCAAATCAATCGAACAATTTTCTCCATGCGGAATTTGTTCGTCTTTATAAATAGTTTCACCAAGCAGATTTACGATTTCGATATTACTTATTTTGGATGTCGAAGAAATAAAGTTAAATTTTCCATTCGATGGATTTGGAAAAACAGAAACCCGATCAAGTTCATTAGGCTCAAACACTGAAACAAACTCATCTCCATGAGCGATGTACAAATCATTCTCAGGCCAGGAATTCGTTTGCGAAACTGCGAAAACCAAATAAGATGCATTGTCTGATACAGTAGGTTGCGTTTTCCAGGTAACGGTATCCGCAATACCCTGAACGAGATTAAAGGAACTCAGGGTGAAAGAATCTGTGAGTGATGCACGGGTGTATTCATATAATCTTGATGGTTGTCCGCTTAGCTTTAAAGGCATAAAAAAGGATAATCCGTCTTTGGATAATTGTCCCGGACTGGCAATATAATTCATTGGCATTGGAAGGATTCGAACAAGGTCGAAGGATGTGGGTCCCGATCTTGTTAATTGAATTATTTCATTTTGTACTCCCACAACATACAAATAAAGTTCATTCTGCGATTGATCGAGTGATGGACCGGAAAAAAAAGAGGTTGTAAAACCATTCAGAGTAATAATAGAAAAACTCGAAAAAGGTAATGAGGTGGATGTACGGTGACCATAATATAAAGCGCCGCCACCAGAACCATAATAATCCAATTCATCATCCGATAACCAAATTGATAAAATAGAAACGGGAAGACTGACAGGAACCGGAGA is a genomic window containing:
- a CDS encoding T9SS type A sorting domain-containing protein; translated protein: MKKILPLFLFLQLLVVALSGQNPDMNGWSGGDKFESPSALNLLRHSTMLNTANSNSLIYDTVRTIDELNDPTAADAYPWLSPDALHLYYVNSASGNQIMFSQRLTTTAPFSSPVPVSLPVSILSIWLSDDELDYYGSGGGALYYGHRTSTSLPFSSFSIITLNGFTTSFFSGPSLDQSQNELYLYVVGVQNEIIQLTRSGPTSFDLVRILPMPMNYIASPGQLSKDGLSFFMPLKLSGQPSRLYEYTRASLTDSFTLSSFNLVQGIADTVTWKTQPTVSDNASYLVFAVSQTNSWPENDLYIAHGDEFVSVFEPNELDRVSVFPNPSNGKFNFISSTSKISNIEIVNLLGETIYKDEQIPHGENCSIDLTANAKGVLLCKISTDSGKRMLVKLVIE